A genome region from Arthrobacter sp. V1I9 includes the following:
- a CDS encoding long-chain fatty acid--CoA ligase, whose amino-acid sequence MREASTELLVELDAASNVTDLLLEQQAVNPAHALYRRKGPNGWFDVTAQKFLQDVSALAKGLIAGGLEPGDTVAVMSATSYEWTLVDFAIWFAGGVTVPIYETSSASQVEWILHDAGVRRVFAEDRAKVKLVAAVLAGSELLRDRLINVVRMDFEGEAPNLASLAAAGTGVTDAELERHRSRAGLNDVASLVYTSGTTGKPKGCEITHGNFALVARNIVAFLPELLLQDQARTLMFLPLAHVLARAVQVVCLSAGATLGHTGAARLLEDLASFRPTFLLVVPRIFEKVRATAGHKAAVSGKAQLFRAASATAIEYSQEEDKRSRGEGNGPGLLCRIRHGIYDRLLYPRLRQAFGGHVGYTVSGASALAAEDAHFFRGAGIPVLEGYGLTETTAPCTVNTPSRTRVGSVGIPIPGTTVRVAEDGEILVKGIGVFRGYHANQAANAEAFVDGFFRTGDLGHLDSQGFLTITGRKKDLLVTAGGKNVAPGPLEERIRAHQLVAHAVVVGDGKPFVSALVSLDPEGLANWRSEQGLPPLAVRDAVTDPQVAGAIQEAVDQANQLVSKAESIRRFSVLDAQFTVESGHLTPSLKLKRSAVVHDYEGEIATLYS is encoded by the coding sequence GTGAGGGAAGCGAGCACCGAACTGCTGGTTGAGCTTGATGCCGCCAGCAACGTCACGGATCTATTGCTCGAGCAGCAGGCCGTCAATCCTGCCCACGCCCTCTACCGACGCAAGGGGCCCAACGGCTGGTTTGACGTGACCGCGCAGAAGTTCCTGCAGGATGTCAGTGCCCTTGCCAAGGGCCTGATCGCGGGCGGCCTCGAACCCGGCGACACCGTGGCGGTTATGTCCGCCACCTCCTACGAATGGACGCTGGTGGATTTCGCCATCTGGTTTGCCGGCGGCGTCACCGTTCCCATCTACGAAACGTCCTCGGCCAGCCAGGTGGAGTGGATCCTCCATGACGCCGGCGTGCGGCGTGTCTTCGCCGAGGACCGTGCCAAGGTGAAGCTGGTGGCCGCTGTCCTGGCCGGTTCCGAACTCCTCCGCGACCGGCTCATCAACGTTGTCCGCATGGACTTCGAGGGCGAAGCCCCGAACCTCGCGAGCCTGGCCGCCGCCGGAACCGGTGTCACCGACGCTGAGCTGGAACGGCACCGGAGCCGGGCAGGGCTGAACGACGTCGCTTCCCTGGTATACACGTCGGGCACCACCGGCAAACCCAAAGGCTGCGAAATCACCCACGGCAACTTCGCCCTGGTGGCCCGGAACATCGTCGCTTTCCTCCCGGAACTGCTGCTCCAGGACCAAGCCCGCACGCTGATGTTCCTGCCGCTCGCACACGTCCTTGCCCGGGCGGTCCAGGTAGTCTGCCTCTCGGCCGGTGCCACGCTCGGGCACACGGGGGCGGCCCGGCTCCTCGAGGACCTGGCATCGTTCCGGCCAACGTTCCTTCTGGTGGTTCCGCGGATTTTCGAGAAGGTCCGTGCCACCGCGGGGCACAAAGCAGCAGTGAGCGGCAAGGCCCAGCTTTTCAGAGCCGCCTCGGCAACTGCCATTGAGTACTCGCAGGAGGAAGACAAGCGCAGCCGGGGCGAGGGCAACGGTCCCGGGCTGCTTTGCCGGATCCGCCACGGAATCTATGACAGGCTGCTCTACCCCCGGCTCCGGCAGGCCTTCGGCGGCCACGTGGGATACACCGTGTCCGGGGCCAGTGCCTTGGCAGCCGAGGACGCCCATTTCTTCCGCGGCGCGGGCATTCCCGTACTGGAAGGCTACGGCCTGACCGAGACCACCGCGCCGTGCACCGTCAACACGCCCTCCCGCACCCGGGTGGGTTCAGTGGGGATCCCCATCCCCGGCACTACCGTACGGGTAGCGGAGGACGGCGAAATCCTGGTCAAGGGAATCGGCGTCTTCCGGGGTTACCACGCCAACCAGGCCGCGAACGCAGAGGCTTTTGTGGACGGCTTCTTCCGCACGGGCGACCTCGGGCACCTTGACTCCCAGGGGTTCCTGACCATCACGGGCAGGAAGAAGGACCTGCTGGTGACCGCCGGCGGCAAAAACGTTGCCCCCGGGCCGTTGGAGGAACGGATCCGCGCCCATCAGCTGGTGGCCCACGCGGTGGTAGTGGGTGACGGAAAGCCGTTTGTCTCGGCGCTGGTGAGCCTGGACCCGGAAGGCCTGGCGAACTGGCGCTCCGAGCAGGGACTGCCACCCCTTGCCGTCCGGGACGCCGTCACGGACCCACAGGTGGCTGGAGCGATACAGGAGGCTGTGGACCAGGCGAACCAGCTGGTGTCCAAGGCAGAATCGATCCGCAGGTTCAGTGTGCTGGACGCCCAGTTCACGGTCGAGTCAGGACACCTGACGCCCTCCCTCAAACTGAAGCGGTCCGCCGTCGTGCATGACTACGAAGGCGAAATCGCCACGCTTTACTCCTGA
- a CDS encoding TIGR01906 family membrane protein — MKDETPARARRAEPQPEPVLDTSGDSDEPAFSWMTPAGTGTGTPAADSFDEPAAEAPGESAGDRKASTPVNTGTAAAGSTVTAPETRKAAQPESRADRKAAEAAVADGEPESGHGSSPIFKEPLPTSALQVRPPEEEVERRKAQRESAANAKPVAPRVMQVLLAIFFPLILLILAVRAVTSPLFLWVEYNRPGFPGDGYGFSTDDRMTYGSYAVDYLSNWSGPRYLGDLVHRGGDKLFKDGEVSHMADVKLVILSTFGAGVLLVLVSIIAVLYLRKRSTGGVRRGLFAGSIITLVLILGLGSLAVLGWQQFFTEFHRIFFADGSWTFSLDDTLIRLFPGQFWIDAGIVIAGLVLLTALVTLILTWPTRRRRGLVKDHQPAGGDQSADQSANQAAGQSAGKSVDQE, encoded by the coding sequence GTGAAAGACGAAACTCCTGCCCGCGCCAGGCGCGCCGAGCCGCAGCCGGAACCGGTCCTGGACACGTCAGGGGACTCTGACGAGCCGGCGTTTTCCTGGATGACTCCCGCCGGTACGGGCACCGGGACTCCTGCAGCCGACAGTTTCGATGAGCCGGCCGCAGAAGCGCCGGGGGAATCCGCCGGGGACAGGAAAGCATCGACGCCGGTAAACACCGGGACCGCGGCCGCCGGCTCAACCGTCACGGCTCCGGAGACCCGCAAGGCCGCCCAGCCGGAGAGCCGGGCTGACCGGAAAGCCGCAGAGGCCGCCGTCGCAGATGGGGAACCCGAGTCCGGACATGGCAGCTCGCCTATTTTCAAGGAACCGCTCCCCACCTCCGCGTTGCAGGTCCGTCCGCCCGAGGAAGAGGTGGAGCGCCGCAAAGCGCAGCGGGAGAGCGCGGCCAACGCCAAGCCGGTAGCCCCGCGGGTGATGCAGGTCCTGCTTGCCATCTTCTTCCCACTGATCCTGCTCATCCTTGCGGTACGTGCAGTGACCAGCCCGCTGTTCCTCTGGGTGGAGTACAACCGGCCCGGATTTCCCGGCGACGGCTACGGATTCAGCACCGACGACAGGATGACCTACGGCTCGTACGCCGTCGATTACCTCAGCAACTGGTCCGGCCCGCGCTACCTGGGGGACCTGGTGCACCGCGGCGGCGACAAGCTGTTCAAGGACGGCGAAGTCAGCCACATGGCGGACGTCAAGCTGGTGATCCTCTCCACCTTTGGTGCCGGCGTGTTGCTGGTCCTGGTGAGTATCATCGCTGTCCTCTACCTGCGCAAGCGAAGCACCGGGGGAGTCCGCAGGGGCCTGTTCGCCGGCTCGATCATCACGCTGGTCCTGATCCTGGGGCTGGGTTCGCTGGCCGTGCTGGGCTGGCAGCAGTTCTTTACTGAGTTCCACCGGATCTTCTTCGCCGATGGTTCCTGGACTTTCAGCCTGGATGACACCCTGATCCGGCTGTTCCCCGGCCAGTTCTGGATCGACGCCGGGATCGTGATCGCGGGCCTGGTGCTGTTGACCGCACTCGTCACGCTGATCCTTACTTGGCCCACCCGCCGGCGCCGCGGCCTCGTTAAGGACCACCAACCCGCTGGAGGAGATCAGTCAGCAGATCAGTCAGCAAATCAGGCAGCAGGTCAGTCAGCGGGTAAGTCAGTGGATCAGGAGTAA
- a CDS encoding RDD family protein: protein MSSIITGEAVVLELRPASFAARALGLLLDMALSIILLVVILFGLAAAGEDLDDAAMRALVVASVVFCLVIVPVAVETLSRGLSLGKLAAGLRVVREDGGAIRFRHALIRGLTGFLEIYLTFGGLAIAVALFNDRSRRLGDLMAGTYAIRSRVPVEEYPPVLVPARLRSWASAADIGRIPDATARRASQFIRQAGRMAPLSRAGMAASIATELSAHVAPPPPAGTSPDDYLAAVVAERRNRELARLSQARRRSAETGERLHRLPFGS, encoded by the coding sequence GTGAGTTCGATAATCACCGGCGAGGCCGTGGTCCTGGAACTGCGCCCCGCATCCTTTGCAGCCCGCGCGCTGGGCCTGCTTTTGGACATGGCCTTGAGCATCATTTTGCTGGTGGTGATCCTGTTTGGACTGGCGGCCGCGGGTGAAGACCTCGACGACGCGGCGATGCGGGCCCTCGTGGTGGCCAGCGTGGTTTTCTGCCTGGTGATTGTGCCAGTGGCGGTGGAGACCCTGAGCCGCGGGCTCTCGCTGGGCAAGCTCGCAGCAGGCCTCCGGGTTGTGCGGGAGGACGGCGGCGCCATCCGGTTCCGCCACGCACTCATCCGCGGGCTGACCGGTTTTCTCGAGATTTACCTGACCTTCGGTGGGCTGGCCATCGCTGTGGCCCTGTTCAATGACAGGTCGCGCCGGCTGGGCGACCTGATGGCGGGGACCTACGCCATCCGCAGCCGTGTCCCGGTTGAAGAATATCCGCCGGTGCTTGTTCCGGCCCGGCTCCGGTCCTGGGCATCGGCGGCGGATATCGGCCGGATTCCGGATGCGACGGCGCGCCGGGCATCCCAGTTCATCCGCCAGGCCGGCCGGATGGCGCCACTGTCCAGGGCAGGCATGGCGGCGTCGATCGCAACTGAGCTCTCCGCCCACGTGGCCCCGCCGCCGCCTGCCGGGACCAGCCCCGATGACTACCTGGCCGCCGTCGTGGCGGAGCGGCGGAACAGGGAGCTCGCCCGGTTGTCCCAGGCACGACGCCGGAGCGCTGAGACCGGTGAGCGGCTGCACCGGCTGCCTTTCGGCAGCTGA
- a CDS encoding Ig-like domain-containing protein, giving the protein MEPEVQSRRAGRVKKILVVVAVCLLAAVGGVFAAVAPGMAREAIESEAGSAARTSPGIAVPVIAPVKLDAAPANGAKQVNPAAPVSLKVADGTIERVTLTSTSGETVEGSIDAAGTGWTASGPLKFNTDYSYTYVVKDGAGRETSTTQSFSTVSSSHEADAAIYPLDGMKVGVGQPLQVIFSEPVVNREAVEKAIKITSSAGQAGAFHWHSDTMVRYRAENFWAANSTITMDMQLFGVDLGNGQIANFNKKVNVSIGDKKVAVADAAAHTFTLRVNDRVVKTLPVSMGDKRFPSARGYGVLMEKKRYDHFRASSIGLKPGDPAYYGNVDVEYTIRLTLSGAYIHQALPSAFPFIGNTNVSHGCIGFAPDGAAWVFDNMGTGDVVQIVNTEGDYAAHDDGFGDWNIPWSEYAN; this is encoded by the coding sequence ATGGAGCCCGAAGTCCAATCCCGCCGGGCGGGTCGTGTGAAAAAAATACTTGTGGTGGTGGCTGTGTGCCTCCTCGCCGCTGTGGGCGGCGTGTTCGCTGCAGTGGCACCGGGCATGGCCCGCGAGGCCATCGAATCCGAGGCAGGGTCCGCGGCCAGGACCTCGCCCGGCATCGCTGTGCCCGTGATTGCCCCGGTCAAGCTCGACGCCGCCCCGGCCAACGGTGCCAAGCAGGTAAACCCGGCCGCCCCGGTGTCATTGAAGGTGGCCGACGGGACCATTGAACGCGTCACCCTCACCAGCACTTCCGGCGAGACGGTGGAGGGCAGCATCGACGCCGCGGGGACAGGCTGGACGGCTTCCGGCCCGCTGAAGTTCAACACTGACTACAGCTACACCTACGTGGTGAAGGATGGAGCCGGACGCGAGACCAGCACCACGCAGTCCTTCAGCACGGTTTCCAGTTCCCACGAGGCGGATGCAGCCATTTACCCGCTGGACGGCATGAAGGTGGGTGTCGGGCAGCCGCTGCAGGTGATCTTCAGTGAACCTGTGGTCAACCGTGAGGCCGTGGAAAAGGCCATTAAAATCACCAGCAGCGCCGGCCAGGCGGGCGCGTTCCATTGGCACAGCGACACCATGGTCCGATACCGGGCGGAAAACTTCTGGGCGGCAAACTCCACCATCACCATGGACATGCAGCTGTTCGGCGTGGACCTGGGCAACGGTCAGATCGCCAACTTCAACAAGAAGGTGAACGTCTCCATCGGCGACAAAAAGGTAGCGGTGGCGGACGCGGCAGCCCACACCTTCACCCTCCGCGTCAACGACCGGGTGGTCAAGACGCTGCCGGTGAGCATGGGGGACAAACGGTTCCCGTCCGCCCGCGGCTACGGCGTGCTGATGGAGAAGAAACGCTACGACCACTTCCGGGCCTCGAGCATCGGGCTGAAGCCCGGCGATCCGGCCTACTACGGGAACGTCGACGTGGAATACACCATCCGGCTCACCCTCAGCGGCGCCTACATCCACCAGGCCCTGCCGTCCGCCTTCCCTTTCATCGGCAACACCAACGTCTCACACGGCTGCATCGGATTCGCCCCCGACGGCGCTGCCTGGGTCTTTGACAACATGGGCACCGGAGACGTTGTCCAGATCGTCAATACTGAAGGCGACTACGCAGCCCACGACGACGGGTTCGGCGACTGGAACATCCCGTGGAGCGAATACGCCAACTAG
- the ahcY gene encoding adenosylhomocysteinase: MAFDYKVADISLAEAGRHQIRLAEHEMPGLMSLREEFGPTQPLKGARIAGSLHMTVQTAVLIETLTALGAEVRWASCNIFSTQDEAAAAVVVGKGTVEDPQGVPVFAWKGETLEEYWWTAEQILTWPGAETNPELGPNMILDDGGDATMLVHKGAEFEAVGIVPSADPTDSEEYGIFLDVLRRSLAADPHKWTRTAATIKGVSEETTTGVHRLYQLAEQGKLLFPAINVNDSVTKSKFDNKYGIRHSLPDGINRATDVLMGGKVAVVCGYGDVGKGAAEALRGQGSRVIVTEIDPICALQAAMDGYQVAKLESVLAQGDIFITTTGNKDVIMAEHMAGMKNKAIVGNIGHFDNEIDMAGLAKIPGIKKVEIKPQVHEWVFEAGTGAERSIIVLSEGRLLNLGNATGHPSFVMSNSFANQTIAQIELWTKKDQPEGEREYENQVYVLPKVLDEKVARLHLDALGVELTELSKDQAEYLDLDVAGPYKPEHYRY; encoded by the coding sequence ATGGCTTTTGATTACAAGGTTGCCGACATCTCGCTGGCCGAGGCCGGCCGGCACCAGATCCGCCTGGCAGAGCACGAAATGCCCGGCCTGATGTCCCTCCGCGAGGAATTCGGACCCACCCAGCCGCTGAAGGGTGCGCGGATCGCGGGATCGCTGCATATGACCGTGCAGACCGCGGTGCTGATTGAAACCCTCACCGCGCTGGGCGCCGAGGTCCGCTGGGCTTCCTGCAACATCTTCTCCACCCAGGATGAAGCCGCCGCTGCCGTGGTGGTGGGGAAGGGCACCGTAGAGGACCCGCAGGGTGTTCCGGTGTTCGCGTGGAAGGGCGAAACGCTCGAGGAATACTGGTGGACCGCCGAGCAGATCCTCACCTGGCCCGGTGCGGAGACCAACCCGGAGCTCGGCCCCAACATGATCCTTGACGACGGCGGCGACGCCACCATGCTGGTGCACAAGGGCGCCGAGTTCGAGGCAGTGGGCATCGTCCCGTCCGCCGACCCGACGGATTCCGAAGAGTACGGCATCTTCCTTGACGTCCTCCGCCGGTCCCTTGCAGCCGACCCGCACAAGTGGACCCGCACGGCCGCCACCATCAAGGGTGTCAGCGAAGAAACCACTACCGGTGTCCACCGCCTGTACCAGCTGGCTGAACAGGGCAAGCTGCTCTTCCCCGCGATCAATGTCAACGACTCCGTCACCAAGAGCAAGTTCGACAACAAGTATGGGATCCGGCACTCGCTTCCGGACGGAATCAACCGTGCCACCGACGTGCTGATGGGCGGCAAGGTCGCCGTCGTCTGCGGGTATGGTGACGTCGGCAAGGGTGCCGCGGAGGCACTGCGCGGCCAGGGTTCACGCGTGATCGTCACCGAAATCGACCCCATCTGCGCCCTTCAGGCGGCCATGGACGGTTACCAGGTGGCCAAGCTGGAGTCCGTCCTGGCCCAGGGCGATATCTTCATCACCACCACTGGCAACAAGGACGTCATCATGGCTGAGCACATGGCGGGCATGAAGAACAAGGCCATTGTGGGCAACATTGGCCACTTCGATAACGAGATCGACATGGCCGGACTCGCCAAAATCCCCGGCATCAAGAAGGTGGAAATCAAGCCGCAGGTCCACGAATGGGTTTTCGAGGCCGGCACCGGGGCTGAGCGTTCCATCATCGTCCTCTCCGAAGGCCGCCTGCTCAACCTTGGCAACGCCACGGGCCACCCGTCCTTCGTGATGAGCAACTCGTTCGCCAACCAGACCATCGCCCAGATCGAGCTGTGGACCAAGAAGGACCAGCCCGAGGGGGAGCGCGAGTACGAGAACCAGGTCTACGTCCTGCCTAAGGTCCTGGACGAAAAGGTGGCCCGCCTGCACCTGGATGCCCTGGGAGTGGAGCTGACCGAACTGAGCAAGGACCAGGCTGAGTACCTGGATCTGGACGTCGCAGGCCCGTACAAGCCCGAGCACTATCGTTACTAA
- a CDS encoding Trm112 family protein, whose amino-acid sequence MPKISPELLSVLRCPVTGSSLVQEGEELVAAVAGEAGVKPRYAIEDGIPLLLPPDLLAAAAAAGSDQHDSDRQGAAAVSPQAV is encoded by the coding sequence ATGCCAAAGATCAGTCCTGAACTCCTGTCCGTCCTGCGTTGCCCCGTGACAGGGTCGTCCCTGGTGCAGGAAGGCGAGGAACTTGTTGCAGCCGTCGCGGGCGAAGCCGGAGTGAAGCCCCGCTACGCCATCGAGGACGGAATTCCCCTCCTCCTTCCGCCTGACCTGCTGGCAGCAGCGGCTGCGGCCGGGTCCGACCAGCACGATTCGGACCGGCAAGGTGCAGCCGCCGTCTCACCCCAGGCTGTTTAG
- a CDS encoding DUF3499 domain-containing protein, whose amino-acid sequence MGAIRQCSRSACRQSAVATLTYVYADSTAVLGPLATYAEPHCYDLCEQHADSLTVPRGWEVLRLAMPSTPQQPGPDDLLALANAVRDAAALPAQAAPPSGKRGPHSALEAPAGAEGTRRGHLRVLREPS is encoded by the coding sequence GTGGGAGCTATCCGTCAGTGTTCAAGATCTGCGTGCCGCCAGTCAGCGGTAGCTACTCTTACGTACGTCTACGCGGATTCCACAGCGGTCCTTGGTCCGTTGGCCACGTACGCGGAGCCCCATTGTTACGATCTCTGCGAGCAGCACGCTGATTCCCTCACCGTCCCCCGTGGCTGGGAAGTTCTCCGCTTGGCCATGCCCTCCACGCCGCAGCAGCCGGGCCCGGACGACCTCCTGGCACTGGCCAATGCAGTCCGCGATGCTGCTGCCTTGCCCGCCCAGGCGGCGCCGCCGTCCGGAAAACGCGGCCCCCATTCGGCTCTCGAAGCACCAGCCGGAGCCGAAGGGACCCGAAGGGGCCACCTCCGCGTCCTGCGGGAACCGTCCTGA